One stretch of Eupeodes corollae chromosome 2, idEupCoro1.1, whole genome shotgun sequence DNA includes these proteins:
- the LOC129948510 gene encoding uncharacterized protein LOC129948510 yields the protein MPKKSEKENIIVYLLENASDKIMLIESDAESENEDGVDEILVELYEELLLVLAVCRRLTITVPKSIDWRENILSTLDSDRFRQMLRMERHQFDLLLSLISDDEEFQKPHACKQFSIGLQLAIVLYRLGSSGENASDRKIATTLELEMEVH from the exons AtgccaaaaaaaagtgaaaaagaaaatataattgtatatttattggaaaatgcTTCTGATAAAATTATGTTGATTGAAA gtgATGCAGAAAGTGAAAACGAAGATGGTGTCGATGAAATCCTTGTTGAACTTTATGAAGAATTGTTGTTAGTCCTGGCTGTTTGTCGTCGATTAACTATCACTGTGCCTAAATCAATTGACTGGCGTGAGAACATTTTATCAACATTGGACAGCGATCGTTTCCGCCAAATGTTGAGAATGGAAAGACATCAATTCGATCTTTTGCTTTCCTTAATTAGTGATGATGAAGAGTTTCAAAAACCACATGCGTGCAAACAATTCTCAATTGGACTACAACTGGCCATTGTTCTCTACCGTTTAGGTTCATCAGGTGAAAACGCATCTGATAGGAAAATTGCAACAACTTTGGAGTTGGAGATGGAGGTACATTGA
- the LOC129944983 gene encoding uncharacterized protein LOC129944983: LPDFFCSDEEIPDQLGYEIIEIIEEQTSNDPIVSIESPPSPLFELSCVEPQPPIPITPTTQENGKSGEEPLSNPRKCADKLRKFAPRTAIDQLSQLHAERQAFQEKKLKLETDKLIQNADIEEKKLNLKKEKMQKALEIEERKLQLEEEKIKNDFEIRKLQIEKDERIALREIELKYKNG, from the coding sequence CTTCCAGATTTCTTTTGTTCAGACGAAGAAATCCCGGATCAACTTGGATATGAGATTATTGAGATAATCGAGGAACAAACCTCAAATGATCCAATTGTGTCCATCGAATCTCCTCCTAGTCCATTATTTGAGCTTTCTTGTGTAGAACCACAGCCACCAATACCAATCACACCAACTACACAAGAAAACGGTAAATCTGGTGAAGAGCCATTGAGTAATCCTCGTAAATGTGCCGATAAACTTCGGAAATTTGCCCCAAGAACAGCCATCGACCAGCTGTCCCAACTTCATGCAGAAAGACAAGCCTtccaggaaaaaaaattaaagttagaaACCGATAAACTCATTCAAAATGCcgatattgaagaaaaaaaacttaatctaaaaaaagaaaaaatgcagAAAGCATTAGAAATAGAGGAGAGAAAACTTCAACTCGAAgaagaaaagataaaaaatgattttgagatAAGAAAGCTCCAAATTGAAAAAGATGAACGAATTGCATTGAGAGAAATTGaactgaaatacaaaaatggataa
- the LOC129944984 gene encoding uncharacterized protein LOC129944984 — protein sequence MPTIKIRKKNGIKDSDLRNIKKCRRRDKAVKKWTEKEILIILDYIQETGNFEKPTAQIFYRKLLEQKPLDATWELIRWKMRSLKTSFSKATEWQKSTGAGLMETEMGLGTVQGETTIEI from the exons ATGCCAACgataaaaatcagaaaaaagaaTGGAATAAAAGATTCAGATCTAAGGAATATAAAGAAGTGCCGTCGACGTGACAAAGCGGTAAAAAAATGGAcggaaaaagaaattttaattatattagatTACATTCAAGAAACTGGAAACTTCGAG aagcCAACAGCAcaaatattttacagaaaactgTTAGAACAGAAGCCATTAGACGCCACTTGGGAGTTGATCAGGTGGAAAATGAGAAGCCTGAAAACTTCATTTTCTAAAGCTACAGAGTGGCAAAAATCAACTGGTGCTGGTCTCATGGAAACAGAAATGGGACTTGGTACTGTTCAAGGTGAGACAACAATTGAGATttag